The Alicyclobacillus macrosporangiidus CPP55 genome segment CGTGGAGGACGGCTATTCGGACGGGCGCCATCCCGACCGGGTCCGCTTCACGGACCGGATTGAGGCGGATCTGGCACGGCGTGATTTCACCATCAACGCCATGGCGATGGACCGCGCCGGACACCTGGTGGATCCGTTCGGCGGGGCGCAGGACCTGGTGCGGCGCCGCATCCGGGCGGTGGGGGAGGCGGGCGAGCGATTCACCGAGGACGGTCTGCGCATCCTGCGCGGACTCCGGTTCGCGGCCGAGCTCGGGTTCGCGATGGATCCCGCGACGCAGGCCGCGATGGAGCGGGAAGCGGACAGGCTGGGACGGATCTCCCTCGAGCGGATCGGCCAGGAACTGGCGCGTATCGCGCAGGCCGCCTGGGGTACGGTGGCCGATGCCTTAGCCTGCGGTTCGTACCTGCGCCAGTTGCCGCTGCCTTGGCCGGACCTGTATCCGGGGTTCGCTCGGCTGGCCGGTCTGCCGAAACACCTGGCAGCATGGCCGCGTGCCGTGAGGCGGCCTCCGCCCTGGAGCGGGGAGGAGCGGCAGGCGTCCAGTCTCGCCGTATGGGCGTTCGCCTCCGGCTGTCCGCCCCAGGCGGCTGCGGCCTTGGCCCGTTCCGTCCGCTGGCCGGTCCGGATCGGCCGCTTGGCCACGCGAGCGATGGCGGCGATGGCCGACGACCCCGCCGGATTTTCTCCGGTTCAATGGCGGTTCGCCCTGTGGCGCGAACATCCTCCAGCGCTGGCCATCGCCTGCCGCCTCCTCGACTGGTGGGAGCGCCCGGACGGCCCGTTCACGCGGACGGAGTCTTACGAGTCATACGCCGCCCGGCAGCCGCTGCGCCACATCGGGGACCTGGCCGTCGACGGACGTACCCTGGCTGCCCTCGGCCTTCAGGGCCCGGCCATCGGCCAGGTGAGAGACCGTTTGGTCGATGCCGTCCTCCGCGGGGACGTGGCGAACGACCCCGTCGAGCTAATTCCTCTGGCGCGCCGATGGGCAGCGGAGGCGGAGGAGGCGCAAAGGACGCGAAAGGAGGAGCACCGTGGGAGAAGCGTGGATCAATGACCCGCGCCGCGCCGACGCGGAGGCGGCGCGCGAGGCCGTCGCGGCCGCCTTGCTCGACGCCTCTGGCACCTTCGTGTCCGGAACGGCGCTGAGCGAGAAGACCGGCCTGTCGCGCACGGCCATCTGGAAACACGTGCAGGCCCTCATGGAGCAAGGTTTCGTCATCGAGTCGGTACCGCGGTTGGGCCACCGGCTGCAGGCCGTTCCGGACAAGGCCCTGCCAGTGCTCGTCCGCCGCCACCTGGCGCCCGGGACAGAGCTGGGCAGGCGGGGAATCTGGTACGACGAAGTGGACTCCACCAACACGCTGGCCAGTGAATGGGCGCGCCGCGGCGTTTCGAACGGTTTTCTCGTCGCGGCGGGCCGCCAGCGGGGCGGACGCGGCCGTCGCGGCCGAGCCTGGTTCTCGCCCCCGGAAGGGCTGTGGTTTTCGCTGGTGCTCACGCGCCCCCTGCCGCTTCGTCGCGCCCCTGAGCTGACCCTCCTGGCGAGCGTCGCCGTCCGGCGGGCGATCGCGCGTGTGGCCGAGGCGGCCCCGGACATCAAGTGGCCGAACGACCTGTTGATGAAGGGGCGAAAGATGTGCGGCATCCTCGCGGAGATCCGGGCGGAAGGGGAGCTGGTCGAGCACGCGGTGGTGGGCATCGGGATCAACGCCAACATCCCGGACGACGCGTTCCCCGCTGAACTGCGGGATCGCGCCACCTCCCTCCTGGCCGTGACGGGGCGGAAAGTGCCGCCCGCGCTTCTGTGCGCCGAGGTGTGCAACCAGTTCGACCCATTGTACCGCCGACTGGCCGAGACGGGGGAGGGGTTCGCCAGCGTCATGGACGAGTGGAGCCAAGCCTGCGTCACCCTGGGTCAGTGGGTACAGGTCGAGACCCCGCGCGGGGTGGTGGAAGGCCGGGCCCTCACGGTGGATGAATCCGGAGCTCTGCAGGTGGATGCCGCGGACGGGAGGCGGCTCGTCATCCACACCGGGGAAGTCCTGTTCTCCCATTGAAGAATGGAGGGCGAACATCGCCTGGAAACACGTGCATAATGCTCCAGATGTCCGTTCAATCTACGGACAAAAGGGGGAGTGGCGCGTGTTTGACGCGGGTTTCGCCTTGTTGTTTCGCGCCGTGGACCGGATCCGCAAGCAGTTAGCGACGGCGGACGCCGACCTCCGCCGCTATCTCGCCGAAGAGTTGTACTGCCTGCGCCAATTGGGCGAGCAGTACATCGACCACTGGATGACGCTGGAGGAGCAGATCATCGACTTGATCCACACCTATGATCTGCCCGAACCGGCATCACCCGCCGAGGCGCCGGTGGCCGCGGCGCCCGTACAAGCCAAAGCGTCCGGACCAGGCACCACCGTGAGCCGCACGGCCCACGCCCATCGCCTCCCGGCTCCGGCGGAGCCGGCGGTGCGGCTGGCGGCCGGGCAAGGTCACAAGGTGGATCCGCCACCGGCGCCGGCGTGGGCGGAGCTCGGTTTCGACGACGCCCCTCCCGTGTCCGTCCAGTTCCGAAAAGGGCTCGGCTATTTCGATCTCGCCATGTTCCGAGACGCCGCCGCGGCCCTGGAGCAGGTTGTGCAAGAGGCGGAGACGCCCCTCGCCCGGCTGTACCTGGCCGCGTCCTATGCGGCCGAGGGGCGGAGCGAGGACGCCATGGCACAGTTGGAGCATCTGCGCAAGTACGTCACCGACCCGCTCGTCGCGTGCGCCATGCGCGAGATCGAAGCGCAGATCCATCTGGCCGCGGGGCGGACGGAATTGGCGTTGCAAGCGCTCGCCCGCGTCACGGCTGCACTCCCCAAGTATCCGGACGCTTGGTTCAATCTCTCCCTGTGTTACGCCAAG includes the following:
- a CDS encoding CCA tRNA nucleotidyltransferase — encoded protein: MAFGRGTEWPAHVEEVLGTLETAGFQAFVVGGGVRDRLLGRPCHDYDIATDALPAQVAALFERTIPTGVRHGTVTVLPASAPGMPVEVTTFRVEDGYSDGRHPDRVRFTDRIEADLARRDFTINAMAMDRAGHLVDPFGGAQDLVRRRIRAVGEAGERFTEDGLRILRGLRFAAELGFAMDPATQAAMEREADRLGRISLERIGQELARIAQAAWGTVADALACGSYLRQLPLPWPDLYPGFARLAGLPKHLAAWPRAVRRPPPWSGEERQASSLAVWAFASGCPPQAAAALARSVRWPVRIGRLATRAMAAMADDPAGFSPVQWRFALWREHPPALAIACRLLDWWERPDGPFTRTESYESYAARQPLRHIGDLAVDGRTLAALGLQGPAIGQVRDRLVDAVLRGDVANDPVELIPLARRWAAEAEEAQRTRKEEHRGRSVDQ
- a CDS encoding biotin--[acetyl-CoA-carboxylase] ligase, producing MGEAWINDPRRADAEAAREAVAAALLDASGTFVSGTALSEKTGLSRTAIWKHVQALMEQGFVIESVPRLGHRLQAVPDKALPVLVRRHLAPGTELGRRGIWYDEVDSTNTLASEWARRGVSNGFLVAAGRQRGGRGRRGRAWFSPPEGLWFSLVLTRPLPLRRAPELTLLASVAVRRAIARVAEAAPDIKWPNDLLMKGRKMCGILAEIRAEGELVEHAVVGIGINANIPDDAFPAELRDRATSLLAVTGRKVPPALLCAEVCNQFDPLYRRLAETGEGFASVMDEWSQACVTLGQWVQVETPRGVVEGRALTVDESGALQVDAADGRRLVIHTGEVLFSH